A single window of Hypomesus transpacificus isolate Combined female unplaced genomic scaffold, fHypTra1 scaffold_111, whole genome shotgun sequence DNA harbors:
- the LOC124487969 gene encoding zinc finger protein 862-like — protein MIGRAKQCVQVLMDYSQLLFIVLVQDILKVLSCQLLESVIESLTTRFKDLETHKILQAAAKLVDPREWPRDEAELASYGVEHILDVVGCGRRQARYQEWPNAKVLIKQLPQAQQSTAWTDFMADPDRQETFPNLLMVVELVLVLPMSTAACERGFSAMKRIKTDWRSSLSVEMLWKLL, from the exons ATGATTGGGAGGGCGAAGCAGTGTGTGCAAGTTCTAATGGACTACAGCCAACTCCTTTTCATCGTCCTTGTCCAGGACATCCTGAAAGTTTTGAGCTG TCAACTCTTGGAGTCCGTGATAGAGAGCCTCACAACCAGATTCAAGGACCTAGAGACACACAAGATCCTTCAAGCGGCTGCAAAGTTGGTGGATCCCAGAGAGTGGCCAAGAGACGAGGCTGAGCTGGCCAGCTATGGTGTAGAACATATTTTGGATGTTGTGGGCTGCGGCAGGCGTCAGGCACGGTACCAGGAGTGGCCCAATGCAAAGGTTCTAATTAAACAGCTGCCCCAGGCCCAACAGAGCACTGCTTGGACAGACTTCATGGctgacccagacagacaggagacctTCCCCAATCTACTGATGGTAGTTGAACTCGTCCTGGTGCTCCCTATGTCAACAGCTGCATGTGAACGAGGATTCAGCGCGATGAAGAGAATCAAAACTGATTGGAGAAGCAGCCTTTCAGTAGAAATGCTGTGGAAGCTTTTGTAG